A window from Rhineura floridana isolate rRhiFlo1 chromosome 17, rRhiFlo1.hap2, whole genome shotgun sequence encodes these proteins:
- the RAI1 gene encoding retinoic acid-induced protein 1 produces the protein MQSFRERCGFHGNQQNYQPASSQDSSRLENYRHQSQAGPHCDRQRLVAKEYYSQQQQQQQPLPYQGYGENSTVEKYNRGNKQLRSQQLPGRPTSFPNYTVQENSPYPARYSGEEGLQAWGSPQQQPPQALPGGVAKYEENLMKKTATPSGSRPYHEQAPQLPFRTHSLHLQQQQHSTLTYPKLPRQKIQNDVASPMSFPQGAHFTQHSQSFQGSSTYTVQSGSQAAHSYKSCSAPSAPPQHERTLGNAANLPSAQRVQSLHSYQPNRISYDQQQQQQQQPQQQSMQGRHHSQEALHYQNLAKYQHYNQPGQSYCQADAPVRTPDQYYQTFSPSSSHSPARSVGRSPSYSSTPSPLMPNLENFQYSQQSLSTGTFPASLADHSHFMPLLNPSPTDGSSPDAQPSGNCKNLPKEKIPENLLSDLSLQSLTALTSQVENISNTVQQLLLSKSTGMPQKKGIKSSPRTPEQLKGQHCSPEGNNYPAEQAGTPLSDPLSTPQSVHAETQDTDYLSGSEEQLERGFLYCNQSRSPARVNSNSKAKPESVSTCSVTSPDDMSTKSDDSFQSIHASLPLETFTKFVANERDCPRLLLSALSHEELASEIIGLQDAINEKADKGWASSHAPNKDPDKPPFHLENHRTCLDSVVKSPWSNQGDSNTLAEPLKLDKALGGNNGKNFTEEVYDNSQVVFTTAETKNSLKTTSSVGYNSKPNISAATSSSETTSFSCYSNATGNSVGSESAMENFDWPDENLSDTWKELGSSLQASDLSKSLFSSKLSETSEEKKNACCLSLCDTDQPAVPEQIEAFTQQRLENKGENLTYEEATRADSERWLEDTTRNSCSGGDLSELPMMSSPDLKESDLEPEEYSSLCELAGSEQKALTYDAFTPAENAPALSLQDTPGSAEEMANAAEKANTTPSHLSDQSVILLGPAVGTETKVKSWFESSLHHLKPEEEAAGGESSLPDKAELAPALLVKNQASLEKVPIIPEPTSRGKSLRSKKVHCTLSGGEELVQPISSPCTGNQAAGMVTGTCPGPNNLIEMPSKDAHGQTPRFPAEGLPARMCTRSLTALTEPRMPDPLEGAKASSPQEKSGKKSACALKQRAAFKARKANGKPPKPSNPAPPPASNLGENEESTSHKAKEADAIETDMKDQQSMILRSRTRTQEVFHTKRRRERSAIDVGLKDGKPPKKVLPNNHLPVSFKISPQSRSEKESKLVKRLALPKARPGMGSKMSEQPLHTLKRKSAFIPPVPAKKRNLVLRSNNHSSSNMKDEKPETSPGLFKRMPLAKKAKAKPSPKHSCEAVLKSPQAKENPDVCIKITSRAAFQGAMKTKVLPPRKGRGLKLEAIVQKITSPNMKKFACKTATAAVSFPVSPAATSHSNPLSPSLPEREQASKNASITPAVGEARPLNQAVSQKAPAAPAAEQLCRNPNNRSFRGKLMNSKKLSSNCFKGEAYSSPEPLQHSSDGMAASSTGLLPKKRNRKGKAAAFRAAKNSLEKCPHLSTALLFASREKAAATTAGSIDEGQREGKKAKAEDKGFSNTESSEGRGAQAQTRAQKQRANHSSYNGYTKRQRKHLSRRKAQSVPSRCKSRVKRRHQQQTPLLSPAEPEIRLKYVSCKRLRVDSRAPPFSPYVRVEKQDEFVTTCTVVNFPAEEAKLHNEQRSSSLSAQAGFFGTASLQPRAILPLSSTMHLGPVVSKTLTTTCLVCCLCRNPANYKDQGDLCGPYYPEDCLPKKKSRLKEKIKVEGLSEEPPSPSLAERLLKATDNNCGTSTFGGKPPRLDSGADSAKQSALRSSSRGMFRKLQSCYCCDERTEGEEVAAAAAAAAAAEKPRRHECSKAESPPPDPAGDTQEHWVHEACVIWTAGVYLVAGKLYGLQEAIKMAAEVRCSSCQQIGATIGCCHKGCAQTFHYTCAIDTGCLLSEETFLLNCPRHKKQPL, from the coding sequence ATGCAGTCCTTTCGGGAAAGGTGTGGTTTCCATGGCAACCAGCAGAACTACCAGCCGGCTTCTTCGCAAGATTCATCACGCCTGGAGAATTACAGGCATCAAAGCCAGGCTGGGCCGCACTGCGATCGTCAGAGGCTGGTGGCAAAAGAGTACtacagccagcagcagcagcagcagcagcctttgcCTTACCAAGGCTACGGAGAAAATAGCACCGTGGAGAAATATAACCGGGGGAATAAGCAACTACGCAGCCAGCAGCTCCCGGGCAGGCCGACGTCCTTTCCTAATTATACCGTCCAAGAGAATAGCCCCTATCCGGCCCGTTATTCTGGAGAGGAAGGCCTGCAGGCCTGGGGGTCGCCACAGCAGCAACCCCCACAGGCCTTACCAGGAGGAGTGGCTAAATATGAGGAAAATTTGATGAAAAAGACAGCCACTCCCTCGGGCAGCAGACCGTACCATGAGCAGGCCCCCCAGCTCCCATTCCGAACTCACTCTCTGcacctccagcagcagcagcactctacCTTGACATATCCCAAGCTCCCAAGGCAGAAAATCCAGAATGACGTGGCTTCCCCCATGTCGTTTCCGCAGGGCGCCCACTTTACCCAGCATTCCCAGTCTTTCCAGGGCTCCTCAACATACACGGTTCAAAGTGGGAGCCAAGCTGCTCATTCCTACAAAAGCTGTAGCGCTCCCTCAGCACCACCACAGCATGAAAGGACTCTCGGAAATGCCGCTAACCTGCCCTCTGCGCAACGGGTCCAGAGCCTACACAGCTATCAGCCTAACCGAATCAGCTACgaccaacaacagcagcagcagcagcagccgcaacAACAATCCATGCAAGGGAGACATCATTCCCAAGAGGCCCTTCACTATCAAAATCTAGCAAAATATCAGCATTACAACCAGCCGGGACAGAGCTACTGTCAAGCTGATGCTCCAGTGAGGACACCGGACCAGTATTACCAAACATTTAGCCCCAGTTCCAGTCATTCTCCGGCTCGCTCTGTCGGCAGGTCCCCGTCCTATAGTTCTACTCCTTCCCCACTGATGCCTAACTTGGAGAATTTCCAATACAGCCAGCAGTCTTTGAGCACAGGAACATTCCCAGCAAGCCTTGCTGACCACAGCCATTTTATGCCTTTGTTGAACCCTTCACCGACTGATGGGTCAAGCCCAGATGCTCAGCCGTCTGGCAACTGCAAGAACTTGCCGAAGGAGAAAATCCCAGAGAACCTCTTGTCCGATCTGAGTCTCCAGAGCCTCACAGCGCTCACCTCTCAGGTCGAAAACATTTCCAACACCGTCCAGCAGCTTCTCCTTTCCAAATCCACAGGAATGCCCCAGAAAAAAGGCATCAAAAGTTCACCAAGGACACCAGAGCAGCTCAAAGGTCAGCACTGCAGCCCTGAAGGTAACAATTACCCTGCTGAGCAAGCAGGGACTCCCCTTTCAGACCCCCTTAGCACTCCGCAATCAGTCCATGCTGAAACCCAGGATACTGATTACCTGAGTGGATCTGAAGAGCAactggaaaggggcttcctctacTGTAATCAGAGCCGCAGCCCAGCCCGTGTCAATAGCAACTCCAAGGCGAAGCCCGAGTCAGTGTCCACATGCTCGGTGACTTCTCCCGATGACATGTCCACCAAGTCAGACGATTCCTTCCAAAGCATCCACGCCAGCCTGCCGCTGGAGACCTTTACCAAGTTTGTGGCCAACGAGAGGGATTGCCCGAGACTGCTCCTCAGCGCTCTGTCTCACGAGGAGCTTGCCTCTGAAATCATTGGTTTGCAAGATGCTATCAATGAGAAAGCCGACAAAGGCTGGGCCAGTTCCCATGCTCCAAACAAAGACCCCGACAAACCCCCTTTCCACTTGGAGAATCACAGAACCTGCCTGGACTCTGTAGTCAAAAGCCCATGGTCCAATCAGGGGGACTCAAATACCCTTGCCGAACCCTTGAAGTTAGACAAAGCTTTGGGGGGAAATAATGGGAAGAATTTCACTGAGGAGGTGTACGACAACTCCCAGGTGGTGTTTACAACAGCAGAGACAAAGAATTCCCTAAAAACAACCAGCTCCGTGGGCTACAACTCCAAACCCAATATCTCGGCTGCCACCTCCAGCTCCGAGACCACAAGTTTCAGCTGCTATTCAAATGCCACAGGCAATTCAGTGGGTTCTGAAAGCGCCATGGAGAATTTTGACTGGCCAGACGAAAACCTCAGCGACACATGGAAAGAACTCGGGTCGAGCCTTCAAGCGTCAGACCTTTCCAAGAGCTTGTTCTCTAGCAAACTGAGTGAGAcgtccgaggagaaaaaaaatgccTGCTGCTTGAGTCTCTGTGACACTGATCAGCCAGCTGTGCCCGAGCAAATAGAGGCCTTCACTCAGCAGCGCTTGGAAAATAAGGGAGAAAATTTGACTTATGAAGAGGCCACCAGAGCAGACAGTGAAAGATGGCTGGAGGACACCACTAGGAACTCCTGTTCTGGAGGAGACTTAAGCGAACTCCCAATGATGTCCTCTCCAGACCTTAAAGAATCCGATTTGGAACCTGAAGAATATTCCTCTTTGTGTGAACTAGCTGGTTCTGAGCAAAAAGCTTTGACCTACGACGCATTTACTCCAGCAGAGAATGCCCCAGCCCTCTCCCTCCAAGACACACCAGGTTCAGCAGAAGAAATGGCAAACGCGGCAGAGAAAGCGAACACGACTCCTTCCCACTTGTCCGATCAGTCTGTTATCCTCTTAGGCCCAGCGGTCGGCACAGAGACAAAAGTGAAAAGTTGGTTTGAATCTTCTCTGCATCACTTGAAGcctgaggaggaggcagcaggaggTGAAAGCTCCCTCCCAGACAAGGCAGAGTTGGCGCCTGCTTTGCTGGTGAAGAATCAAGCCTCACTGGAAAAGGTGCCGATAATACCGGAACCAACCTCTAGGGGCAAAAGTCTTCGTAGTAAGAAGGTCCACTGCACGCTGTCGGGAGGAGAAGAACTTGTCCAACCCATATCGAGCCCATGTACAGGGAACCAGGCAGCTGGCATGGTGACCGGCACATGCCCGGGACCAAACAATCTGATTGAAATGCCAAGTAAGGATGCCCACGGCCAGACTCCCAGGTTTCCAGCTGAAGGCTTGCCAGCTAGGATGTGTACCCGTTCATTGACGGCATTGACTGAACCCAGGATGCCAGATCCTCTGGAAGGCGCAAAGGCCTCAAGCCCTCAAGAGAAGTCAGGCAAGAAATCAGCTTGTGCCTTGAAACAGAGAGCTGCTTTCAAAGCCAGGAAGGCTAATGGTAAACCTCCAAAGCCCAGCAATCCGGCTCCTCCGCCGGCTTCAAATTTGGGAGAGAATGAGGAGTCTACCAGTCATAAGGCCAAAGAAGCCGATGCCATCGAAACAGACATGAAAGATCAACAGTCCATGATCCTTCGCTCCAGGACCCGGACCCAGGAGGTCTTCCACACAAAgcggaggagagagagaagtgcCATAGATGTGGGGCTCAAGGATGGCAAACCACCCAAGAAGGTTCTTCCAAACAACCACTTGCCTGTCTCCTTCAAGATCAGTCCCCAAAGCAGGTCTGAGAAGGAGAGCAAGCTGGTGAAAAGATTGGCACTCCCTAAAGCCAGGCCTGGAATGGGCAGCAAGATGTCTGAGCAGCCGCTTCACACTCTGAAAAGGAAGTCTGCCTTCATCCCGCCAGTTCCTGCTAAGAAGCGAAACTTGGTTCTGAGGAGCAACAATCATAGCAGCAGCAACATGAAAGACGAGAAGCCAGAAACTTCCCCGGGTCTCTTCAAGAGAATGCCGTTGGCCAAAAAGGCAAAAGCGAAGCCGTCTCCCAAGCACTCCTGCGAAGCAGTGCTCAAATCCCCTCAGGCGAAAGAAAACCCCGACGTCTGCATAAAAATCACCTCTCGGGCCGCCTTCCAGGGAGCGATGAAGACAAAAGTGCTTCCCCCGAGGAAAGGCAGGGGCCTGAAGCTGGAAGCAATCGTCCAGAAGatcacctctcccaatatgaaaaaGTTTGCCTGCAAAACAGCCACGGCAGCCGTCTCCTTCCCTGTCTCCCCTGCTGCCACCTCCCACAGCAATCCTCTCAGCCCTTCCCTACCGGAGAGGGAGCAGGCCTCAAAGAATGCGAGCATAACCCCAGCAGTGGGGGAAGCTAGGCCATTAAACCAGGCCGTGTCACAAAAGGCTCCCGCCGCTCCAGCAGCCGAGCAATTATGCAGAAACCCGAACAACAGATCCTTCAGAGGAAAACTAATGAACAGTAAGAAACTGTCCTCCAACTGTTTCAAGGGTGAGGCCTATTCATCTCCTGAGCCGTTGCAGCACAGCAGTGACGGCATGGCTGCGAGCAGCACCGGCCTGCTGCCCAAGAAAAGGAACAGAAAAGGGAAAGCCGCAGCCTTCCGAGCCGCCAAAAATAGCTTGGAGAAGTGCCCTCACCTGAGCACTGCTCTGCTCTTTGCATCCAGGGAGAAGGCAGCGGCGACAACAGCAGGCAGCATTGACGAGGGACAAAGGGAGGGAAAGAAGGCAAAGGCTGAAGACAAAGGCTTCAGCAACACCGAGAGCTCTGAAGGAAGAGGCGCCCAGGCCCAAACCAGGGCACAGAAGCAGCGAGCCAACCATTCCAGCTACAATGGCTACACCAAGAGACAAAGGAAGCACCTCAGCCGCAGGAAGGCCCAAAGCGTGCCTTCAAGGTGCAAGAGCAGGGTCAAGAGGCGGCACCAGCAGCAGACGCCTCTGCTGAGCCCTGCCGAGCCCGAAATCCGGCTCAAGTATGTGTCGTGCAAGCGGCTGCGGGTAGACAGCCGAGCGCCACCCTTCTCTCCTTACGTCCGGGTGGAGAAGCAGGATGAGTTTGTCACCACCTGCACTGTTGTCAACTTCCCCGCCGAAGAGGCCAAACTCCACAACGAACAGCGCTCTTCGTCTTTGTCGGCCCAGGCTGGGTTTTTTGGGACCGCCTCCCTGCAGCCCCGGGCAATCCTACCTCTTTCGTCCACAATGCACCTCGGCCCAGTGGTCTCCAAGACCCTCACCACCACCTGCCTGGTCTGCTGCCTGTGCCGGAATCCAGCCAATTACAAAGACCAGGGGGACCTCTGTGGGCCGTACTATCCTGAGGACTGCCTGCCAAAGAAGAAGTCAAGGCTGAAAGAGAAGATCAAAGTGGAGGGGCTGAGCGAGGAGCCTCCCTCGCCGTCTCTGGCAGAAAGACTGCTCAAAGCGACAGATAATAATTGTGGAACGAGTACGTTCGGTGGGAAGCCGCCAAGGTTGGACAGTGGCGCTGACTCAGCGAAACAGAGCGCTCTCCGCTCCAGTTCGAGGGGGATGTTTAGGAAACTACAAAGCTGTTAC